Proteins encoded in a region of the Saccharothrix ecbatanensis genome:
- a CDS encoding ABC transporter permease codes for MNTLATAKRILTQLRHDHRTVALMVLMPSVLLLLLRYVFDSEQAFNRAAPALLGVFPFTIMFIVTSITTLRERLTATLERLMTMPIGKVDVLLGYALAFGLVAVVQVAVAATVALTWLGLEISGSVWLLLVIAVLDALLGMALGLFASAFARTEFQAVQFMPAIVMPQVLLCGLFVPRDEMATVLNWISDALPLSYAVDALTQVTTSDEVDGTLVRNLVVIAGCALVALLLGAATLRRRTP; via the coding sequence ATGAACACCCTGGCCACCGCGAAGCGGATCCTCACGCAGCTCCGGCACGACCACCGCACCGTGGCGCTGATGGTGCTCATGCCGTCGGTCCTGCTCCTGCTGCTGCGGTACGTCTTCGACTCCGAGCAGGCGTTCAACCGGGCCGCGCCCGCGCTGCTGGGCGTCTTCCCGTTCACGATCATGTTCATCGTCACGTCGATCACCACCCTGCGCGAACGGCTCACCGCCACGCTGGAGCGGCTGATGACGATGCCGATCGGCAAGGTGGACGTGCTGCTGGGCTACGCGTTGGCGTTCGGGCTGGTGGCGGTGGTGCAGGTGGCGGTGGCGGCCACGGTCGCGCTGACCTGGCTCGGGCTGGAGATCAGCGGCTCGGTGTGGCTGCTGCTGGTGATCGCGGTGCTGGACGCGCTGCTGGGCATGGCGCTGGGCCTGTTCGCCAGCGCGTTCGCCCGCACCGAGTTCCAGGCCGTGCAGTTCATGCCCGCGATCGTGATGCCGCAGGTGCTGCTGTGCGGGCTGTTCGTGCCGCGCGACGAGATGGCGACGGTGCTGAACTGGATCTCCGACGCGCTGCCGCTGTCCTACGCGGTCGACGCGCTGACGCAGGTCACGACGTCCGACGAAGTGGACGGCACGCTGGTGCGGAACCTCGTGGTCATCGCGGGGTGTGCGCTCGTGGCCTTGCTGCTGGGCGCCGCGACCTTGCGCCGACGGACCCCGTGA
- a CDS encoding ABC transporter ATP-binding protein yields MSTAVGVDGLRVVRGGREVVRDVTFEVPRGSVTGLLGPSGCGKTTLLRAVVGVQVVASGRVTVLGRAAGSPELRDRIGYSTQSPSVYADLTVAENLRYFASILRAPRGDVDRVLDEVGLKGNADQLVTTLSGGEKGRASLAVALLGKPEVIVLDEPTVGLDPVLREDLWLLFHRLADAGAALLVSSHVMDEAARCDRLLLMREGALLADDTPDALRAQTGTQDLEQAFLALVRR; encoded by the coding sequence ACAGCGGTCGGCGTTGACGGCTTGCGGGTGGTGCGCGGCGGTCGTGAAGTCGTGCGCGATGTCACGTTCGAGGTGCCGCGCGGGTCGGTGACCGGGCTCCTCGGGCCGAGCGGGTGCGGCAAGACGACGTTGCTGCGCGCGGTGGTCGGTGTGCAGGTGGTGGCGTCGGGCCGGGTGACCGTGCTCGGCCGGGCGGCGGGCAGCCCGGAGCTGCGCGACCGGATCGGCTACTCGACGCAGAGCCCGTCGGTGTACGCGGACCTGACCGTGGCGGAGAACCTGCGCTATTTCGCGTCGATCCTCCGTGCGCCGCGCGGTGACGTGGACCGGGTGCTCGACGAGGTCGGGCTGAAGGGCAACGCCGACCAGCTCGTGACCACGCTGTCGGGTGGCGAGAAGGGGCGGGCGAGCCTCGCGGTGGCGTTGCTGGGCAAGCCGGAGGTGATCGTCCTGGACGAGCCGACGGTGGGCCTGGACCCGGTGCTGCGCGAGGACCTGTGGCTGCTGTTCCACCGGCTGGCCGACGCGGGCGCGGCGCTGCTCGTGTCCAGTCACGTGATGGACGAGGCGGCCCGGTGCGACCGGCTGCTGCTGATGCGGGAGGGCGCGCTGCTCGCGGACGACACGCCGGACGCGTTGCGCGCGCAGACCGGGACCCAGGACCTCGAACAGGCCTTCCTGGCGCTGGTGCGGCGATGA
- the crtI gene encoding phytoene desaturase family protein gives MRTVSGRTDHVVVVGAGLAGLSAALHLLGAGRRVTVVERDAVPGGRAGRLDLGGYRFDTGPTVLTMPELVDEALNAVGESLRDRLDLRPVEPAYRARFADGSTLDVLADAEAMEAEVRRFAGPREAEGYRALRRWLTELYRVERDTFIGANFDSPFSLVTPQLAKLAALRGFARLGPSVARFVRDERLQRVFSFQSLYAGVPPRKALAAYGVIAYMDTIAGVHYPQGGMRALPDALAAAARDAGADLRLQTPVAWLERIGGRVSAVRTSHGERIPCDAVVLTPDLPMSYRLLGHRPRRPLPMTWSPSAVVLHAGVDRTWPELAHHTLFFGRAWERTFDELTRRGTLMSDPSLLVTAPPGQGMFVLAPAPNLRTGRIDWDRVGPAYRDELVGVLEARGLTGFGDSIQVEHLVTPNDWAAMGLAAGTPFSAAHTFAQTGPFRPRNLVLDNVVLAGCGTTPGVGVPPVLISGRLAAQRITGSVGARSRRPAARPRAHTPR, from the coding sequence ATGCGCACGGTCTCCGGCCGCACGGACCACGTCGTCGTGGTCGGCGCGGGACTCGCGGGGTTGTCCGCGGCGCTGCACCTGCTCGGCGCGGGCCGCCGGGTCACCGTGGTCGAGCGGGACGCCGTGCCCGGCGGCCGGGCCGGACGGCTGGACCTGGGCGGGTACCGGTTCGACACCGGGCCGACCGTGCTGACCATGCCGGAGCTGGTGGACGAGGCGCTGAACGCGGTCGGCGAGTCGCTGCGCGACCGGCTGGACCTGCGTCCCGTGGAGCCCGCCTACCGGGCCCGGTTCGCCGACGGCAGCACGCTGGACGTGCTCGCGGACGCCGAGGCGATGGAGGCCGAGGTGCGCCGGTTCGCCGGTCCGCGCGAGGCCGAGGGGTACCGGGCGCTGCGCCGCTGGCTGACCGAGCTGTACCGGGTGGAGCGCGACACGTTCATCGGCGCGAACTTCGACTCGCCGTTTTCCCTGGTCACGCCCCAGTTGGCGAAGCTGGCCGCGTTGCGCGGGTTCGCCCGGCTCGGGCCGTCGGTGGCGCGGTTCGTGCGCGACGAGCGGCTGCAGCGGGTGTTCTCGTTCCAGTCGCTGTACGCGGGCGTGCCGCCGCGCAAGGCCCTCGCCGCGTACGGCGTCATCGCGTACATGGACACCATCGCGGGCGTCCACTACCCGCAGGGCGGGATGCGGGCGCTGCCGGACGCGTTGGCGGCAGCCGCCCGGGACGCGGGCGCGGACCTGCGCCTCCAGACCCCGGTGGCCTGGCTGGAACGCATCGGCGGCCGGGTCTCCGCGGTGCGCACCTCGCACGGTGAGCGCATCCCGTGCGACGCGGTCGTGCTCACCCCTGACCTGCCGATGTCGTACCGCCTGCTCGGCCACCGCCCCCGCCGTCCGCTGCCGATGACGTGGTCGCCGTCGGCGGTCGTGCTGCACGCGGGCGTGGACCGGACGTGGCCGGAGCTGGCCCACCACACCTTGTTCTTCGGCCGCGCGTGGGAGCGGACGTTCGACGAGCTGACCCGCCGCGGCACGCTGATGAGCGACCCGTCACTGCTGGTCACCGCGCCGCCCGGACAGGGCATGTTCGTGCTGGCGCCCGCGCCGAACCTGCGCACCGGCCGGATCGACTGGGACCGCGTCGGGCCCGCCTACCGGGACGAGCTGGTCGGCGTGCTGGAGGCGCGCGGGCTGACCGGCTTCGGCGACTCCATCCAGGTCGAGCACCTGGTCACGCCGAACGACTGGGCCGCGATGGGCCTGGCCGCCGGCACGCCGTTCTCCGCCGCGCACACGTTCGCCCAGACCGGCCCGTTCCGGCCGCGCAACCTGGTGCTGGACAACGTCGTGCTGGCCGGCTGCGGCACCACGCCGGGCGTGGGCGTGCCACCGGTGCTGATCTCGGGCCGGCTCGCCGCGCAGCGGATCACGGGGTCCGTCGGCGCAAGGTCGCGGCGCCCAGCAGCAAGGCCACGAGCGCACACCCCGCGATGA
- a CDS encoding polyprenyl synthetase family protein has translation MPFHALDLELPKHVDEALAGYLADRRALGVRMEETFTDAVDALSDFVLGGGKRIRPTFAWWGWRAAGGDPGDELADAVLTAVSSLELLQACALVHDDLMDASETRRGMPTVHVRFARKHRAEGWLGEADRFGLAASVLIGDVALAWADDMLFAAGLPTDALQRLSLPWRDMRTEMLAGQFLDVLTQARGDSSPDAALRIDRLKTAAYTVERPLHMGAAIGGGSPELVAGLRSFGTDIGVAFQLRDDLLGVFGDPVVTGKPAGDDLREGKRTLLVALGMEYGADVLHEALGKPDLDVAMVDEVRARLREVGAVDAIEDRIAELTGSALRALDQAPIAEPAGERLAELAVSATKRTY, from the coding sequence GTGCCGTTCCATGCGTTGGACCTAGAACTGCCCAAGCACGTCGACGAGGCGTTGGCAGGTTATCTCGCCGACCGCCGGGCGTTGGGCGTGCGCATGGAGGAGACGTTCACCGACGCGGTGGACGCGCTGTCCGATTTCGTCCTCGGCGGTGGCAAGCGGATCCGGCCGACGTTCGCGTGGTGGGGCTGGCGCGCAGCGGGCGGCGACCCGGGTGACGAGCTGGCCGACGCGGTGCTCACCGCGGTCAGCTCGCTGGAGCTGCTCCAGGCGTGCGCGCTGGTGCACGACGACCTGATGGACGCCTCCGAGACCCGCCGCGGCATGCCCACCGTGCACGTCCGGTTCGCGCGCAAGCACCGCGCCGAGGGCTGGCTGGGTGAGGCCGACCGGTTCGGGCTGGCGGCGTCGGTGCTGATCGGCGACGTGGCGCTGGCCTGGGCGGACGACATGCTGTTCGCCGCCGGCCTGCCCACCGACGCCCTCCAGCGGCTGAGCCTGCCGTGGCGCGACATGCGCACCGAGATGCTCGCCGGCCAGTTCCTCGACGTGCTCACCCAGGCGCGCGGCGACAGCTCGCCCGACGCGGCTCTGCGCATCGACCGGCTCAAGACCGCCGCGTACACCGTGGAACGCCCGCTGCACATGGGCGCGGCGATCGGCGGCGGCTCACCCGAGCTGGTGGCCGGCCTGCGCTCGTTCGGCACGGACATCGGGGTGGCGTTCCAGCTGCGGGACGACCTGCTCGGCGTGTTCGGCGACCCGGTGGTGACCGGCAAGCCCGCGGGCGACGACCTGCGCGAGGGCAAGCGGACGCTGCTGGTGGCGCTGGGGATGGAGTACGGCGCGGACGTGCTGCACGAGGCGCTGGGCAAGCCCGACCTGGACGTGGCCATGGTGGACGAGGTGCGCGCCCGGCTGCGCGAGGTCGGCGCGGTGGACGCGATCGAGGACCGGATCGCCGAGCTGACCGGGTCGGCCCTGCGCGCCCTGGACCAGGCGCCGATCGCCGAACCGGCCGGTGAACGGCTGGCGGAGCTGGCGGTCAGCGCCACGAAGCGGACCTACTGA